The genome window ATAAAATCTCCATCATTTGTTACTTTACCATCAGCTCCAGTTAAAAATGCAGAAGCGTCTAAATCAAAATCAAAACCACCATCATATTTATTAATATCCCATCCCAGTCCTACTATTACTTTTTTTAGACCAGGGTTAGTTTTTGTTAAACTTACTTTTTGTCCTTTTGCTAAAGTTATACCCATTTAAACCAACTCCTCGTTATAATTTTTTTTATTGTAATTATTATTTATATGTATTAGATAATTCACGAAGTTCTTCATTTTGACCAAGCCCTAAAGCATTAAATTTCCATTCTTCATTTCTGCGATAAATTTCCCCTGCCAAAACTGTTACTTTACCAGAGAAGTCCTCTTGAAGATTATATTTAAATAATTCTTGTTTGGAATTTGAATCAATTAGTCTTATAAAAGAATTATTCATTTGACTAAAATCTTGGTCTCTTTTTTTAGCTTTGTATATAGAAACTCCAAAAATTATTTTATGTACATATTCAGGTATATCATCTAAATTAACAATTATTTGTTCATCATCACCTTCGCCTCTTCCAGTTAAGTTGTCTCCAGTATGTATAATAGCTTTAGAAGGGTGTTTAAGATTTCCAAAATAAACTAAGTCACCTCTAGAGCTCATTTTATCTTGGTTAGTCAATGCTATTGCAAATGCATCTAGGTCATAGTTTTTTTTACCCAGTTTATTCATATCCCATCCTAATCCTACAACTAAATTTTTTACAGGATTATTGTCTTTTACTAAGCTAACTCTTTGTCCTTTTTGTAAACTAACACTCATTTTAAGTTCTCCTTTTTATATTTTTAGTTTGATTGTCAGTGCCAAGCATAAGAATCATGTTAGATATATTATATACGTATTTAGACTAATTTGGCTATATTTATAAATTATTTATTATATAATTACATGAATATTTTACAATTTAAACATGTCACTATTATATGGTTTAAATTATTTTGTAGTGTTATAATATTTAAATTTGTATTTGATTGTTACAAAATGGAGTAGGTATTTCAATCAGAGAGAATAATTTTTAAAGTTACTATTTAAATGAGAGTAAAGCTAGAAAGACTTATATAAAATAATAATTAATACATTTAATTGTTTATTTCAAAAAAAGCAAGTATGATATAATATATAAAAAGTTACATTTATATATGTTAATTATACTTGCTGTTTGTTTTGTAATTATTCTATTTTTTTAAATCCATTACCTAAAGCTTCATGTATATCTGTAATTATAATGAATGCATTGGGGTCGACATTTTTTACTAATTTTTTTAATTCGACAACTTCTTTCTTTTCAACTACTACTAAAAGCACATTCTTATTTTCTCCAGTATATGCACCTTCGCCTTTTAGGATAGTTGCACCTCTATCTAAGTCTTCCATTATTTTTTTACTTATATCTTTTGAAAGGTCAGATATAATAGTGAATGATTTTGAATAATTAAATCCTTCAATAAGCAAGTCACTAACTTTTACTAAAATGTATAAGGCGACAGTTGAATAAAGTGCAATTTCAACCTGTCTATTTACTATACCTGATAGAACTACTACAACGCAGTCAACAATACCCATTAAAACAGGTATACTAAACGTAGGAAAATATTTATTTAGTAGGAGTGCCATCAAATCAGTTCCACCTGTAGAGCCATTTATTCTAAAAATAAGACCTTGACCAACTCCCATTAAAATAGAACCAGATATAATTGCAAGATACATATCATTTGTTATATCTAATGTAGACATATTTGCAGTAAGTTTAAGTGCTATAGTAAGAAAAATTATTCCTAAAACTGTTTTAAAACAATCTTTCTTTGAAAGTATTTTGTAAGCAAATATGAATAATGGAACATTTAAAAGTAAATTGACAATCCAAAGTTCTACACCAAATAATGAATTTAAAACAACTCCAAGCCCAGTTATACCACCAGCAGCAATTGCATGTGGATTAAAAAATAAGTTAAGGGAAATTGCCATTAATATACAGCCTACAATTAATATTAAAATTTCTGAAAAAGTTATTCTATCTTTTTTCAATAACATCACTCCTTATATATAGATTATAATATATATTATATAGTTTTTCCAATTTTTAATAAAAGAAATAAAAATATATTATAAAAATAATTTGATTAGAATTTTCAGAAAATAAATGCTATAATTAAAAGTAAATTTAAGGGGAGGTCATAAAATGGCTAAATTAACTCTAGAACATATAAAAGGAAATACATATTATATTGCACTTCCTACAATAATAGGTGTATATATAGATGGTAATGATGTAATTTTAATTGACAGTGGAAACAATAAGGATACAGCTAGACAAGTTTTAAGATTGTTAGAGGAGAATAATTTAAATCTTAAATTAATAATAAACACTCATTCAAATGCAGACCATATAGGAGGAAATGCATATCTGAAAAATCAAACAAAATGTAAGATTGCCACGACTAAAATAGAAGGATATTTTACAGAAAATCCAATATTAGAATCAGTATTTCTATATGGAGGTTATCCAAGTAAAGCACTGAAGAATAAGTTTCTATTGGCAAAGGAAAGTGAAGTTGATTATATTATACCTTCAAATGGAAAAGTTGTAGACACAGAACTTGAAGCGATTTCTCTTCCAGGTCATTATTTTGAAATGATTGGTATTAGAACTCCAGATAATGTTTTGTTTGTTGCAGATAGTCTTACACCAGAGAATATAATTACTAAATATCATTTCTTCTTCCTATTAGATATAGATTCACAATTTAAGACACTAGAAAAATTGAGAATGTTAGAGGCAGATTTCTTTGTCCCAAGTCACTCTGTCAAAACTACAGATATAAAAAATTTAATTGATATTAACAAGAAGAAGATGGAAGAGATAATAGATAATATTAAAAAGGTTTGTTGTGAGCCAATTATGATTGATGAAGTTATTGAAAAAATGTGTGATTTGTACAATGTAAAGCTGGATGCTAATCAATACGTATTAGTTGGAAGTACAATACGTTCTTATATAACATATTTATATGAGAATGATATAGTTGAATATATATTTGATGGCGGTAAGATGATGATAAAAGCTGTGTAAACAGT of Clostridioides sp. ES-S-0054-01 contains these proteins:
- a CDS encoding YitT family protein; this encodes MLLKKDRITFSEILILIVGCILMAISLNLFFNPHAIAAGGITGLGVVLNSLFGVELWIVNLLLNVPLFIFAYKILSKKDCFKTVLGIIFLTIALKLTANMSTLDITNDMYLAIISGSILMGVGQGLIFRINGSTGGTDLMALLLNKYFPTFSIPVLMGIVDCVVVVLSGIVNRQVEIALYSTVALYILVKVSDLLIEGFNYSKSFTIISDLSKDISKKIMEDLDRGATILKGEGAYTGENKNVLLVVVEKKEVVELKKLVKNVDPNAFIIITDIHEALGNGFKKIE
- a CDS encoding MBL fold metallo-hydrolase; its protein translation is MAKLTLEHIKGNTYYIALPTIIGVYIDGNDVILIDSGNNKDTARQVLRLLEENNLNLKLIINTHSNADHIGGNAYLKNQTKCKIATTKIEGYFTENPILESVFLYGGYPSKALKNKFLLAKESEVDYIIPSNGKVVDTELEAISLPGHYFEMIGIRTPDNVLFVADSLTPENIITKYHFFFLLDIDSQFKTLEKLRMLEADFFVPSHSVKTTDIKNLIDINKKKMEEIIDNIKKVCCEPIMIDEVIEKMCDLYNVKLDANQYVLVGSTIRSYITYLYENDIVEYIFDGGKMMIKAV
- a CDS encoding TerD family protein gives rise to the protein MSVSLQKGQRVSLVKDNNPVKNLVVGLGWDMNKLGKKNYDLDAFAIALTNQDKMSSRGDLVYFGNLKHPSKAIIHTGDNLTGRGEGDDEQIIVNLDDIPEYVHKIIFGVSIYKAKKRDQDFSQMNNSFIRLIDSNSKQELFKYNLQEDFSGKVTVLAGEIYRRNEEWKFNALGLGQNEELRELSNTYK